A single genomic interval of Bradyrhizobium sp. AZCC 1693 harbors:
- a CDS encoding DUF4394 domain-containing protein: MNFRSIFAASVALLLSSAAANAAQVAALIGGDTIAMVDTAQKKATGSVKVTGISGALVGIDVRPADGMLYGLVDDGTIVTIATDGKATMKSKLDTMLAKGVAATVDFNPVADRLRVMGADGMNLRANVDDGKVTKDGDHKFAEGDMHKGEKPNIVAGAYTNSVKGAKETALFNIDATIGGLIKQAPPNDGVLGAIGKLGIKADSVAFDIWSDGAGKNEAWLMANGTLYSIDLATGKATEAAKIAGVSGTVKDIAIMGM, from the coding sequence ATGAATTTTCGCTCAATTTTCGCCGCCTCGGTCGCACTATTGCTGTCATCCGCAGCCGCCAACGCCGCGCAGGTCGCAGCCCTGATCGGCGGCGACACCATTGCGATGGTCGATACCGCGCAGAAGAAGGCGACCGGGTCCGTCAAGGTGACCGGCATTTCCGGCGCGCTGGTCGGCATCGACGTACGTCCGGCCGACGGCATGCTCTATGGACTGGTCGATGATGGCACCATCGTGACCATCGCGACGGACGGCAAGGCCACGATGAAGTCGAAGCTCGACACCATGCTTGCCAAGGGCGTGGCCGCGACGGTCGATTTCAACCCGGTGGCGGATCGTCTGCGCGTGATGGGCGCGGACGGCATGAACCTGCGGGCCAATGTCGATGACGGCAAAGTGACCAAGGACGGCGACCACAAGTTCGCCGAGGGCGACATGCACAAGGGCGAGAAGCCGAACATCGTCGCCGGCGCCTATACCAATTCGGTGAAGGGCGCCAAGGAGACCGCGCTGTTCAACATCGATGCGACCATCGGCGGATTGATCAAGCAGGCCCCGCCGAATGACGGCGTGCTCGGCGCGATCGGCAAGCTCGGGATCAAGGCGGACAGCGTCGCGTTCGACATCTGGTCCGACGGCGCCGGCAAGAACGAAGCCTGGCTGATGGCGAACGGCACGCTCTACAGCATCGACCTCGCTACCGGAAAGGCGACCGAGGCTGCAAAGATCGCCGGCGTCAGCGGCACGGTCAAGGATATTGCGATTATGGGAATGTAG
- a CDS encoding sigma-70 family RNA polymerase sigma factor produces the protein MPHLKVEQLCKGIDMTGNGTITASLQAPDLLDREREAQLAAALARCAAGDRTALRVIYDSEAPRMVGIARRILFRQDLAEEAVHDAFIRIWRGAAGFDPRRGSARGWLYAVVRNRALSIHRDEHRYEASDESVQDVDCEATLSRMPETSALRRCLEQIDRPRRDVVVLAYVHGMSHGELAGRLKVPLGTVKSWVRRSLFALQECMG, from the coding sequence ATGCCGCATCTCAAGGTAGAACAGCTGTGCAAAGGCATAGACATGACCGGAAATGGCACCATCACCGCCAGCCTGCAGGCTCCCGACCTGCTCGATCGGGAGCGCGAGGCGCAGCTTGCCGCGGCGCTCGCGCGTTGCGCGGCCGGCGACCGCACCGCATTGCGCGTGATCTACGACAGCGAGGCGCCGCGCATGGTCGGCATCGCGCGCCGCATCCTGTTTAGGCAGGACCTTGCGGAAGAGGCGGTGCACGACGCCTTTATCCGGATCTGGCGGGGCGCGGCCGGCTTCGATCCGCGCCGCGGCAGCGCGCGGGGCTGGCTCTATGCGGTGGTGCGCAACCGCGCGCTGAGCATTCATCGCGATGAGCACCGCTATGAAGCATCAGATGAAAGCGTCCAGGATGTCGACTGCGAGGCCACCCTGTCGCGGATGCCGGAGACCAGCGCGCTGCGCCGATGTCTCGAGCAGATCGACCGCCCCCGCCGCGACGTGGTGGTGCTCGCCTATGTTCACGGCATGAGCCACGGCGAACTGGCGGGACGGCTCAAGGTTCCGCTCGGCACGGTCAAAAGCTGGGTACGGCGCAGCCTCTTTGCTTTGCAGGAGTGCATGGGATGA
- a CDS encoding anti-sigma factor has protein sequence MNPHDADNALAGDYVMGLLDGAEHAAAEQRIATDQSFAQAVSAWRARLADLDLTAEETPPGPALWQRIADATKIAPIDALPSARAALRGTTLWDNIRFWRGLGIGGAFAAALFATIMIGALATSRQLRHDMLALAQRKPVYVAVLVSDTTKEAGAIVNAFSNGRVELIPLRPIEVPAGRTLQVWTLWDRAVGPKSIGLTGQSRTLQLDLETLPETVQDQLFEITLEPEGGSPIGRPTGPILFKGNAARAL, from the coding sequence ATGAACCCGCACGACGCCGATAACGCCTTGGCCGGCGATTACGTGATGGGCCTCCTCGACGGTGCGGAACACGCCGCCGCCGAACAGCGCATCGCAACCGACCAATCGTTCGCCCAGGCCGTCAGCGCGTGGCGGGCACGGCTTGCGGACCTCGATCTCACGGCCGAGGAAACCCCGCCGGGCCCGGCGCTCTGGCAGCGCATCGCGGATGCAACCAAGATCGCGCCAATCGATGCCCTGCCCTCCGCCCGCGCCGCGCTGCGTGGCACCACGCTGTGGGACAACATCCGGTTCTGGCGCGGCCTCGGTATCGGCGGCGCCTTCGCTGCAGCGCTTTTTGCAACGATCATGATTGGTGCGCTGGCGACGTCGCGCCAGCTTCGTCACGACATGCTCGCCCTCGCCCAGCGCAAGCCGGTTTACGTCGCCGTGCTGGTGAGCGACACGACCAAGGAGGCCGGCGCCATCGTCAACGCTTTTTCGAACGGCCGGGTCGAGCTGATACCGTTACGGCCGATCGAGGTTCCTGCCGGCCGTACGCTGCAGGTTTGGACCTTGTGGGATCGCGCGGTGGGCCCGAAATCGATCGGCCTCACCGGTCAGTCGCGCACGCTGCAGCTCGACCTGGAGACGCTGCCGGAAACCGTGCAGGATCAACTGTTCGAGATCACGCTGGAGCCGGAAGGCGGCTCACCCATCGGACGGCCGACCGGCCCAATCCTGTTCAAGGGCAATGCGGCCCGCGCGCTGTAA
- a CDS encoding bifunctional [glutamine synthetase] adenylyltransferase/[glutamine synthetase]-adenylyl-L-tyrosine phosphorylase has translation MNSSALAARFISGPHITASSNAEQRLGDWLAELEPQQAAEIGAWLDRPPARAILLGIAEFSPYLFDLIRADAARLLRLLACDPEPHLASLIEKTSRDVLTAASEADVMHLLRRLKSEAALLIAFCDIGGVWPVMRVTAALTDLAVTSVQAGLRFLLRQEVARGRMTALNHDRPEEGSGLIVLAMGKMGAGELNYSSDIDLIVFFDPAATSLVADIEPAPFFVRVTQALARLLQQRSGDGYVFRVDLRLRPDPASTQVAISTEAALHYYEREGRTWERAAMIKARACAGDARAGEALIAELAPFVWRKHLDFAALADVHDMKRQMQTYRGQSEISVEGHNVKVGRGGIREIEFFAQTQQLIAGGRHPELRVRPTLHALQVLATSNWITFQAFDELTAAYEFLRRVEHRLQMIADEQTHTLPEDAAAVERFANFFGYESRATFAKDLLGHLNIVQGHYGKLFEGDPTGTVKLPQLNYAAGPEDARLLDHLATLGFKKPVAVAGTLQLWMQGNYRALRNEATKSAFIEFVPGLIDGLAHAEDPDDAVTAFDRFLGALQRGGRLISLLRENRELVALVALILGAAPRLGDMLARQPQIMDGLIDPRFFGAMPDQKELSVRLATTLKDADSYEDFLDRLRLFGQESLFLIGTRILSGTVSAQQASVAFADVAEGIVHTVHGLVRDQFAAQYGRIKGQETAILAMGRLGSREMTASSDLDLILLYDFDTDCPDSDGERSLHGAQYFARLTQRLISAFTTRTNYGVLYEVDMRLRPSGRAGPLASRIGSFADYQEREAWTWEHMALTRARVISASPAFRAGIEDIIRSVLTRPRDAASTAGDVADMRRAIAQEKGEDDIWDLKLAAGGLVDIDFIAQHLQLVHASEKPGILSVSTLQVLDNAARLGVLPHADAEILRSAARLYHDLTQILRLCVTGKFNPETSGENLLRVMARAGDTPDFSTLEARVRETQGEVRRVFAALVGGGSSA, from the coding sequence ATGAATTCCTCCGCCTTGGCCGCGCGGTTCATCAGCGGGCCGCATATCACTGCCAGCAGCAACGCCGAACAACGCCTGGGAGACTGGCTCGCCGAACTGGAGCCGCAGCAGGCGGCTGAGATCGGCGCGTGGCTGGATCGTCCGCCGGCCCGGGCCATCCTGCTCGGCATCGCCGAGTTCTCGCCCTACCTGTTCGACCTGATCCGCGCAGATGCCGCGCGGCTGCTCCGCCTCCTGGCGTGCGACCCGGAACCGCATCTCGCCTCGCTGATCGAGAAAACCTCGCGCGACGTGCTTACAGCCGCTAGCGAGGCCGATGTCATGCATCTGCTTCGCCGCCTGAAGTCGGAGGCCGCGTTGCTGATCGCTTTTTGCGACATCGGCGGCGTCTGGCCGGTGATGCGGGTGACGGCGGCGTTGACCGATCTTGCGGTAACCTCGGTGCAGGCGGGCTTGCGCTTTCTGTTGCGCCAGGAGGTCGCGCGTGGCCGCATGACCGCCCTCAATCACGACCGGCCGGAGGAGGGAAGTGGCCTGATCGTGCTCGCGATGGGCAAGATGGGCGCGGGCGAACTGAACTATTCCAGCGACATCGACCTGATCGTGTTTTTCGACCCCGCCGCGACGTCGCTCGTAGCCGACATCGAACCGGCGCCGTTCTTCGTGCGCGTGACGCAGGCGCTGGCCCGCCTGCTGCAGCAACGCTCCGGCGATGGCTACGTGTTCCGCGTCGATCTGCGCCTGCGGCCCGATCCGGCCTCGACGCAGGTGGCGATTTCGACCGAGGCGGCGCTGCATTATTACGAGCGGGAGGGGCGGACCTGGGAGCGCGCCGCGATGATCAAGGCGCGCGCCTGCGCCGGTGACGCCAGGGCAGGAGAGGCGCTGATCGCGGAACTTGCGCCGTTCGTCTGGCGCAAGCATCTGGATTTTGCCGCGCTCGCCGACGTCCACGACATGAAGCGGCAGATGCAGACCTATCGCGGCCAGAGCGAGATTTCGGTCGAAGGCCATAACGTCAAGGTCGGCCGCGGCGGCATTCGCGAGATCGAGTTTTTCGCGCAGACGCAGCAGCTCATTGCCGGCGGCCGTCACCCGGAATTGCGGGTGCGCCCCACGCTGCACGCGCTGCAGGTCCTGGCCACCAGCAACTGGATCACCTTTCAGGCTTTTGACGAACTGACGGCGGCCTACGAGTTTCTGCGCCGCGTTGAGCACCGGCTGCAGATGATCGCGGACGAGCAGACCCATACGCTGCCCGAAGATGCCGCGGCCGTGGAGCGCTTTGCGAACTTCTTCGGCTATGAGAGCCGGGCAACCTTCGCGAAGGATCTGCTCGGCCATCTCAACATCGTGCAGGGACATTACGGCAAGCTGTTCGAGGGCGATCCGACCGGCACGGTGAAGCTGCCGCAGCTCAACTATGCCGCAGGGCCAGAGGATGCGCGCCTGCTCGATCATCTGGCGACGCTCGGCTTCAAGAAGCCGGTCGCGGTGGCCGGCACCCTGCAGCTCTGGATGCAGGGCAATTATCGCGCGCTCCGCAATGAAGCGACCAAGTCAGCCTTCATCGAATTCGTGCCCGGCCTGATCGATGGCCTCGCGCATGCCGAAGATCCCGACGACGCCGTTACCGCGTTCGATCGCTTTCTCGGCGCCTTGCAGCGCGGCGGCCGGCTGATTTCTCTGTTGAGAGAGAACCGCGAACTGGTCGCGCTGGTGGCCTTGATCCTCGGTGCAGCGCCGCGGCTCGGCGACATGCTGGCGCGCCAGCCGCAGATCATGGACGGGCTGATCGATCCCCGTTTCTTCGGTGCGATGCCGGACCAGAAGGAATTGTCGGTACGGCTGGCGACGACGCTGAAGGACGCCGACTCCTACGAAGATTTTCTCGATCGCCTGCGGCTGTTCGGCCAGGAAAGCCTGTTCCTGATCGGCACGCGCATTCTCTCTGGTACGGTTTCGGCCCAGCAGGCCAGCGTCGCCTTTGCCGACGTCGCCGAGGGCATCGTGCACACCGTGCACGGTCTCGTCAGAGATCAGTTCGCCGCGCAATACGGCCGGATCAAGGGGCAGGAGACCGCAATCCTCGCGATGGGCCGGCTCGGCAGCCGCGAGATGACGGCGTCTTCCGATCTCGACCTGATCCTGCTCTATGATTTCGACACGGATTGTCCCGATTCCGACGGCGAACGGTCGCTGCACGGCGCGCAATATTTTGCGCGGCTGACCCAGCGGTTGATCTCGGCGTTCACGACGCGGACCAATTACGGCGTGCTCTATGAGGTCGACATGCGGCTGCGTCCCTCGGGCCGCGCCGGACCGCTGGCGTCGCGGATCGGTTCCTTTGCCGACTACCAGGAACGCGAAGCCTGGACCTGGGAGCACATGGCGCTGACGCGGGCGCGGGTGATTTCGGCTTCACCGGCGTTTCGCGCTGGGATCGAGGACATCATCCGCAGCGTGCTGACGCGGCCGCGCGACGCGGCCTCCACCGCCGGCGACGTCGCCGACATGCGCCGGGCGATCGCGCAGGAGAAGGGCGAGGACGACATTTGGGACCTCAAGCTCGCCGCCGGCGGGCTTGTCGACATCGATTTCATCGCGCAGCACCTGCAACTCGTTCACGCTTCGGAAAAACCAGGAATCCTCAGCGTCTCCACGCTGCAGGTGCTCGACAACGCCGCGCGCCTCGGCGTACTGCCGCACGCCGATGCCGAGATCTTGCGCTCGGCGGCGCGGCTCTATCACGACCTCACGCAGATCCTGAGGCTTTGCGTCACCGGCAAATTCAACCCGGAAACCTCCGGCGAGAATCTCTTGCGCGTGATGGCGCGCGCCGGCGACACGCCTGATTTCTCGACGCTGGAGGCTAGGGTGCGCGAGACGCAAGGCGAGGTGAGGCGGGTGTTTGCGGCGTTGGTAGGGGGCGGTTCTTCTGCTTGA
- a CDS encoding sensor histidine kinase: MTAFGKLIRTTAFRLTLVYLFLFALFAASLLGYFAWNTRRLINEQITTTVNAEIAEIQIIYARRGLQGLATTLGYRALRPGANLYLVTTPEGRAFGGNVESLSPGVMASTGWSETAYRRLDERDTANHRALVRVTQLDNGFRLLVGRDLEERRRLFGIVANAAQWSLLVVIVLGLGGGIFVARRVLQRIDAMTGTTRRIMAGDLSGRLPVGRSGDELDRLAENLNVMLERIEALMTGLKEVSDNIAHDLKTPLTRLRNRAEEALASSGSEAEYRAALERTIEESDGLIRTFNALLMIARAESGQARGDMDDFDAADVAKGIHELYEPLAEDDGMTLRVKAATARLHGNRELISQALANLVENAIKYGKPSAVVQPLDPVAAARTREILIEARREGDHVLLSVADHGPGIPEGDRKHAVERFVRLEASRTLPGSGLGLSLASAVATLHGGELRLGDSHPGLTATLVIPALSAAGGRLAAQTPDVPQKVA, translated from the coding sequence GTGACGGCCTTCGGTAAACTGATCCGCACCACGGCGTTCCGGCTGACGCTGGTCTATCTGTTTTTGTTCGCGCTGTTCGCCGCCTCTCTGCTCGGCTATTTCGCCTGGAATACACGCCGGCTGATCAACGAGCAGATCACCACCACCGTCAACGCGGAAATCGCCGAGATCCAGATCATCTACGCACGCCGCGGGCTGCAAGGCCTTGCCACCACGCTCGGCTACCGGGCGCTGCGGCCCGGCGCCAACCTCTATCTCGTCACCACGCCGGAGGGCAGGGCGTTCGGCGGCAATGTCGAATCGCTGTCCCCGGGCGTGATGGCCTCGACAGGTTGGTCCGAGACGGCGTACCGCCGGCTCGACGAGCGGGATACCGCCAACCACCGCGCGCTGGTGCGCGTCACCCAACTCGACAACGGTTTCCGCCTGCTGGTCGGTCGCGATCTCGAGGAACGAAGGCGGCTGTTCGGGATCGTCGCGAATGCCGCGCAATGGTCGCTGCTGGTCGTCATCGTGCTCGGCCTCGGCGGCGGCATCTTCGTGGCGCGGCGGGTGCTGCAGCGGATCGACGCCATGACCGGCACCACCAGGCGCATCATGGCCGGCGACCTTTCCGGGCGCCTGCCGGTGGGGCGCTCTGGCGACGAACTCGATCGCCTCGCGGAAAACCTCAATGTGATGCTGGAGCGCATCGAGGCGCTGATGACCGGCCTGAAGGAAGTCTCCGACAACATCGCCCACGATCTGAAGACGCCGCTGACGCGCCTGCGCAACCGCGCCGAGGAGGCGCTGGCGAGTTCGGGCAGCGAGGCCGAATATCGCGCCGCGCTGGAACGGACCATCGAGGAGTCCGACGGCCTGATCCGCACCTTCAACGCGCTGTTGATGATCGCACGCGCCGAGTCCGGGCAGGCGCGCGGTGACATGGATGATTTCGACGCGGCCGACGTCGCCAAGGGCATCCACGAATTGTATGAGCCGCTGGCCGAAGACGACGGCATGACGCTACGCGTCAAGGCCGCGACCGCGCGGCTGCACGGCAACCGTGAGCTGATCAGCCAGGCGCTCGCCAATCTGGTCGAGAACGCCATCAAATACGGCAAGCCGTCCGCGGTGGTGCAGCCGCTCGATCCCGTTGCCGCCGCGCGCACCCGGGAGATCCTGATCGAGGCGCGGCGCGAGGGCGACCACGTGCTGCTCAGCGTCGCCGATCATGGGCCCGGCATTCCGGAAGGAGACCGCAAGCACGCGGTCGAGCGGTTCGTGCGGCTGGAGGCGAGCCGGACGCTGCCGGGTTCCGGGCTTGGCTTGAGTTTGGCATCCGCGGTGGCGACCCTGCACGGCGGTGAACTCAGGCTCGGCGATTCGCATCCCGGCCTGACCGCGACGCTGGTCATCCCGGCGCTATCTGCCGCGGGTGGCAGGCTTGCGGCCCAAACGCCGGATGTGCCACAGAAGGTGGCATGA
- a CDS encoding response regulator transcription factor, with protein MRLLIIEDDRESADYLVKAFREVGHVADLASDGEEGLSMADGGDYDVVVVDRMLPKRDGLSVIGALREKGNRTPVLILSALGQVDDRIKGLRAGGDDYLPKPYSFAELQARVEVLSRRNVGPAEETTYRVGDLELDRLSHRVARGKDELTLQPREFRLLEYLMKHAGQVVTRTMLLENVWDYHFDPQTNVIDVHISRLRSKIDKGFERPLLHTIRGAGYMIRDGLR; from the coding sequence ATGCGCCTGCTGATCATCGAAGACGACCGCGAGTCCGCCGACTATCTGGTCAAGGCGTTCCGTGAAGTCGGCCATGTCGCCGATCTCGCCAGCGACGGCGAGGAGGGCCTGTCGATGGCCGATGGCGGCGATTACGACGTGGTCGTGGTGGACCGCATGCTGCCCAAGCGCGACGGCTTGTCCGTGATCGGCGCGCTGCGCGAGAAGGGCAATCGCACGCCGGTCCTGATCCTCTCCGCGCTCGGCCAGGTCGATGACCGCATCAAGGGCTTGCGCGCCGGCGGCGACGACTATCTGCCAAAGCCCTATTCATTCGCCGAACTGCAGGCCCGCGTCGAAGTGCTGTCGCGCCGCAATGTCGGCCCGGCCGAAGAGACCACCTACCGCGTCGGCGATCTCGAGCTCGACCGCCTCTCGCACCGTGTCGCCCGCGGCAAGGACGAACTGACGCTGCAGCCGCGCGAATTCCGCCTGCTCGAATATCTGATGAAGCATGCCGGCCAAGTGGTGACCCGCACCATGCTTCTGGAAAACGTCTGGGATTATCATTTCGATCCGCAGACCAATGTTATCGACGTGCATATTTCGCGGCTGCGCTCCAAGATCGACAAGGGTTTTGAACGGCCCTTGCTGCACACGATCCGCGGCGCCGGATACATGATCCGTGACGGCCTTCGGTAA
- a CDS encoding Do family serine endopeptidase, translating into MTERPVDLSQLPSNGAPRRSLFSARKFALMASVVAGLGAAVYGFSPQQGPVDVFTSAAHAQVNQEVRKVERPIGFADIVERVKPSVISVKINIADKSSKDDSANKDEDSPFPPGSPMERFFRRFGGPDGLPPGLRGGPRGGRGPVTGQGSGFFISPDGFAVTNNHVVDGADKVEVTMDDGKTYTAKVIGTDQRTDLALIKVAGRTDFPFAKLSDSKPRIGDWVLAVGNPFGLGGTVTAGIVSASGRDIGNGPYDDFIQIDAPVNKGNSGGPAFDTNGEVMGVNTAIYSPSGGSVGIAFSIPASTVKNVIAQLKDKGSVSRGWIGVQIQPVTSDIADSLGMKKAEGALVAEPQANGPAAKAGIQSGDVITAVNGEPVKDARELARTIGGLAPGAAVKLNVLQKGQDKVINLTLGQLPNTIEANKADTDKEDKGGLTKGTGVPKLGLTVAPANSVAGAGKDGVVVTEVDPKSAAAERGFKEGDVILEVAGKSVATAGEVREAIDAARTDNKNSVLMRVKSGGSSRFVAVPLAKG; encoded by the coding sequence ATGACCGAACGTCCCGTCGATCTTTCGCAGCTTCCGTCCAACGGCGCGCCGCGCCGTTCGCTGTTCTCCGCGCGCAAATTCGCGCTGATGGCTTCCGTCGTCGCCGGCCTCGGCGCCGCCGTCTATGGCTTCTCGCCGCAGCAGGGCCCGGTTGATGTCTTCACCAGCGCGGCGCACGCGCAGGTCAATCAGGAGGTCCGCAAGGTCGAGCGGCCGATCGGTTTCGCCGACATTGTCGAGCGCGTGAAGCCTTCGGTGATTTCGGTCAAGATCAACATCGCCGACAAGAGTTCCAAGGACGACAGCGCCAACAAGGACGAGGACTCGCCGTTCCCGCCGGGTTCGCCGATGGAGCGCTTCTTCCGCCGCTTCGGCGGTCCGGATGGCTTGCCGCCCGGCCTGCGCGGCGGACCGCGTGGCGGCCGTGGCCCGGTGACGGGTCAGGGTTCCGGCTTCTTCATCTCGCCTGACGGCTTTGCCGTGACCAACAACCACGTGGTCGACGGCGCCGACAAGGTCGAAGTCACCATGGACGACGGCAAGACCTATACCGCGAAGGTGATCGGCACCGATCAGCGCACGGATCTGGCGTTGATCAAGGTCGCCGGCCGAACTGACTTCCCGTTCGCCAAGCTGTCCGATTCCAAGCCGCGGATCGGCGACTGGGTGCTCGCGGTCGGCAACCCGTTCGGCCTCGGCGGAACCGTGACCGCCGGCATCGTCTCGGCCTCCGGCCGCGACATCGGCAACGGCCCGTATGACGATTTCATCCAGATCGACGCGCCCGTGAACAAGGGCAATTCCGGCGGTCCGGCGTTTGACACCAATGGCGAAGTGATGGGCGTCAATACCGCGATCTATTCGCCGTCCGGCGGCAGCGTCGGCATTGCGTTCTCGATCCCCGCTTCGACGGTCAAGAACGTGATCGCCCAGCTCAAGGACAAGGGCTCGGTCAGCCGTGGCTGGATCGGCGTCCAGATCCAGCCGGTGACGTCTGACATTGCCGACAGCCTTGGCATGAAGAAGGCGGAAGGCGCGCTGGTGGCGGAACCGCAAGCCAACGGCCCGGCGGCCAAGGCCGGCATCCAGTCCGGTGACGTGATTACCGCCGTCAATGGCGAGCCGGTCAAGGATGCCCGGGAACTCGCCCGCACCATCGGCGGTCTCGCGCCCGGCGCCGCGGTCAAGCTCAACGTGCTGCAAAAGGGCCAGGACAAGGTCATCAACCTCACGCTCGGCCAGTTGCCGAACACGATCGAGGCCAACAAGGCCGACACCGACAAGGAAGACAAGGGCGGCCTGACCAAGGGAACCGGCGTGCCGAAACTCGGCCTGACGGTTGCTCCCGCCAACAGCGTGGCCGGCGCCGGCAAGGATGGCGTCGTGGTCACCGAGGTCGACCCGAAGAGCGCGGCGGCCGAACGCGGCTTCAAGGAAGGCGACGTCATTCTGGAAGTCGCCGGCAAGAGCGTTGCGACAGCCGGTGAAGTGCGCGAGGCGATCGATGCGGCGCGCACCGACAACAAGAACAGCGTTCTCATGCGCGTGAAGAGCGGCGGTTCGTCGCGCTTCGTCGCGGTGCCGCTGGCGAAGGGCTAA
- a CDS encoding DUF1993 domain-containing protein: MAFSLYDASVANYLQTLGAVSGFLERGLVHFCEKNIDPDTMVEARLAPDMLPLRFQIISVAQHSRGAIEGVQSGEFRPPAANTPYDYAGLQGLVAQTQEALSAWTPDAVNALGGRDVVFHLGERQLPFTAEGFLMSFSLPNFYFHATTAYDILRTNGVPLGKRDFIGRMKMKKS; encoded by the coding sequence ATGGCCTTTTCACTCTACGACGCCAGCGTGGCGAACTATCTGCAGACTCTCGGCGCCGTCAGCGGCTTCCTCGAGCGCGGCCTCGTTCATTTCTGCGAAAAGAACATCGATCCAGATACCATGGTCGAGGCGCGCCTTGCGCCCGACATGCTGCCGCTGCGCTTCCAGATCATTTCCGTCGCCCAGCATTCCCGCGGCGCCATCGAGGGCGTGCAAAGCGGAGAGTTTCGTCCGCCTGCGGCCAACACGCCGTACGATTACGCCGGATTGCAGGGACTGGTTGCGCAAACCCAGGAAGCGTTGTCGGCGTGGACGCCGGACGCGGTCAATGCACTCGGCGGACGCGACGTCGTCTTTCATCTCGGCGAGCGCCAACTGCCGTTTACGGCCGAGGGCTTCCTGATGTCGTTCTCGCTGCCCAATTTCTATTTCCACGCCACCACGGCCTACGACATCCTGCGCACCAATGGCGTTCCGCTGGGCAAGCGGGATTTCATTGGACGGATGAAGATGAAGAAGAGCTGA